One genomic segment of Mastomys coucha isolate ucsf_1 unplaced genomic scaffold, UCSF_Mcou_1 pScaffold22, whole genome shotgun sequence includes these proteins:
- the LOC116104735 gene encoding uncharacterized protein LOC116104735, producing the protein MDVQMLKKRISRTCDEAARTILNSLLLYVLDRADGPHKAEDRTHRASRPSQLQEVGRRPTRFQLLQAKFMGTGREPHLKKTRDVGRLISKDKQGPGRSFVNATINKLLEKTKEGGRSSSQRTPTSEKPRWSPSGGKSTVKNILKKFLAAEEKEAKEKEVREKPPAQRPGAARGLLPRIVGRSSILSKLRERFEQNSCLYSEAGVLPLHREGLKSKNLQKRKVHRPQVRVLHVATMATSCTRIPPAQFLACTAEPMPALSIATIVCGPQSWLSHCAKLSHSECRRWPTGGANTFSNSENQEPVANRTQGLVSEEHKEHFMSSVPQAVAGMDSHVALNVGFSGTSTNGHALPGRVLVLSSCGLGSPRSTEPVGRHRTADPRTQEVAADTQGVTDNLRGAPEIAMTVSSSEDEAERTPSGLEREPFFAIQRYLPEQEAVTQMPLRAPLAVQAERRAQPAITPPQVTVQLPIVHEMPASPGRKDKCSPVVRREVVAENEQAAASTVTEDKRGPQAPTMQSQPCGVPVSLHPAAQHGLQEDLRDGAGMGSDASQRFLIPSPSKAFLGGREEKQSPEKSHDLRNCSGNSPSTNLTAGRSCAGVGTSLATGLQGGHMVLMPSQDCLRPDSSTAPGKNIQPGQEECQGPLNESAQPPSIAQANSSHDLGSNSQSTVNDQSIASVKASGQVIGTVTDLTRPQPSGTQHPELKMTAWPTGTRDTKLKVIAHPGDSEEVEYKTVPQTSAQDIRHKQMSWASGTQNNAHRITLQPHVPQDVEPNTVPCLGGSQEPKHEITLWPSSAQNIDHKTTQQDRTQDTKLTALQPGGAQDPEHKTVSQASDAQGAEHKTTTWAGSAQNTRQKASSKPGGVQDTKYKTVPQAGGTPDTEHKVIAQAGDAQDGGESPQEKTTPQSGSVPDYEDKITQGPHSHHSLVSSRTSKHESRAAERRITAEDLLWSRPLMSAAPAVQTREAADSCLMPTKSPPRVSSEPRNEIKAAGRDPLCRSAASPEPQTKPAEDLDHSPLPSVGPQALDKEHHLPRAADSPIRPAAKGETRQVGLAPGPEPPVPNQKEHGSAPQAKTSGGEAKEILPTQAGMGRPQRQLGSEETGTGHVRLHQTGQSDVLGVVDPQAWASQDLIAHEKTPVEENPCQHRDRAREHPSRPPKRLEKSPTQGDSVQADKNLATPGNLTKVYGPAMQKQTQCQGQASHPVPRAWGQADSTAEGVLTPGTSGEPPRLGPTFGSQQGLVAQHLPQESQTLASSGTIVSSLENTHDASWLTSNAGGHPFFQSLAQDGPPSTPRAEKGLSDHKHTKSVHFAKYRAQSFRDQKAFDLSFRPTVLRASDTFEPPK; encoded by the coding sequence ATGGACGTGCAGATGCTGAAGAAGAGGATAAGCAGGACATGCGACGAGGCAGCCCGCACCATCCTCAACAGCCTCCTGCTTTATGTCTTGGACCGTGCGGATGGGCCTCACAAGGCAGAAGACAGGACACACAGAGCCAGCCGCCCTTCCCAACTCCAGGAGGTGGGCCGGAGACCCACACGGTTCCAGCTTCTACAGGCTAAGTTCATGGGCACTGGCCGGGAGCCCCACCTCAAGAAGACCCGGGATGTGGGCCGGCTGATCTCTAAAGACAAGCAAGGACCGGGTAGGAGTTTTGTAAATGCCACCATTAACAAGCTCCTGGAAAAGACCAAGGAAGGGGGCAGAAGCTCCAGCCAGAGGACCCCAACCAGTGAGAAGCCCCGGTGGAGTCCCTCGGGCGGGAAGAGCACTGTGAAAAACATCCTGAAGAAATTCCTGGCTGCAGAAGAGAAGGAGGCCAAGGAGAAAGAAGTGCGTGAGAAGCCCCCTGCCCAGCGGCCTGGAGCTGCCAGGGGCCTCCTGCCAAGAATCGTGGGCCGGAGCTCCATCCTCTCCAAGCTCAGGGAAAGATTCGAACAAAACAGCTGCCTGTACTCTGAGGCTGGTGTGCTGCCTCTGCacagggaaggactgaagagCAAGAACCTACAGAAGAGGAAAGTGCACAGGCCACAAGTGCGGGTGCTCCACGTAGCCACCATGGCTACCAGCTGCACTAGAATCCCCCCTGCCCAGTTTCTGGCCTGCACAGCTGAGCCCATGCCGGCCCTCAGCATTGCCACCATCGTCTGTGGGCCCCAGAGCTGGTTGTCCCACTGTGCAAAACTTAGTCACTCAGAGTGCAGACGCTGGCCCACTGGGGGAGCCAACACATTCTCCAACTCAGAAAACCAGGAGCCTGTTGCAAACAGAACACAAGGTCTCGTGAGTGAGGAGCACAAGGAACATTTCATGTCCTCGGTGCCCCAAGCAGTGGCCGGCATGGACAGTCACGTGGCTCTGAACGTGGGTTTCTCTGGCACGTCTACCAATGGCCATGCTCTGCCTGGCCGTGTACTAGTGTTGTCTTCATGTGGATTGGGCAGCCCCAGAAGTACTGAACCAGTGGGAAGGCACAGAACAGCGGATCCCAGGACACAAGAGGTGGCAGCTGACACCCAGGGAGTGACGGATAATTTAAGAGGGGCCCCTGAAATCGCCATGACTGTGAGCAGCTCTGAGGATGAAGCCGAAAGAACACCCTCAGGCTTGGAAAGAGAGCCCTTCTTTGCCATCCAGAGGTACCTGCCAGAGCAGGAGGCCGTGACTCAGATGCCCCTCCGAGCCCCACTAGCTGTCCAGGCCGAACGGCGAGCACAGCCGGCCATCACACCCCCACAAGTCACAGTGCAGCTTCCCATTGTTCACGAGATGCCGGCCTCTCCTGGTCGCAAAGACAAATGTTCTCCAGTTGTGAGAAGAGAGGTCGTGGCTGAGAATGAACAAGCAGCAGCATCCACTGTGACTGAGGACAAGAGGGGTCCCCAAGCCCCAACAATGCAGAGTCAACCCTGTGGGGTGCCCGTGAGTCTCCATCCTGCAGCTCAGCATGGACTCCAGGAAGACCTGAGAGATGGCGCCGGCATGGGCAGCGATGCCTCACAAAGGTTCCTAATACCAAGTCCTTCCAAGGCGTTTCTTGgtggaagagaggaaaaacagAGCCCTGAGAAGTCCCATGACCTTAGGAATTGCAGTGGTAACAGCCCCTCGACAAACCTCACTGCCGGGAGAAGCTGTGCAGGAGTGGGCACCAGCTTGGCCACTGGCCTCCAGGGAGGGCACATGGTGCTGATGCCAAGCCAGGACTGCCTAAGGCCTGACAGTTCTACAGCCCCAGGCAAGAACATCCAGCCTGGACAGGAGGAATGCCAAGGGCCCCTGAATGAGTCAGCTCAACCACCAAGCATCGCCCAGGCAAACAGCAGCCATGATTTGGGCAGCAACAGCCAGTCCACAGTAAACGATCAGTCTATTGCAAGTGTCAAAGCCTCTGGGCAGGTGATAGGCACTGTCACTGATCTCACAAGACCACAGCCAAGTGGTACTCAGCACCCTGAACTCAAGATGACAGCATGGCCAACTGGTACTCGGGACACTAAACTCAAGGTGATTGCACATCCAGGTGATTCCGAGGAGGTTGAATACAAGACAGTGCCACAGACAAGTGCCCAAGACATTAGACACAAGCAAATGTCATGGGCAAGTGGTACCCAGAACAATGCACACAGGATCACACTACAGCCACATGTTCCCCAGGATGTGGAACCCAACACAGTGCCGTGCCTTGGTGGCTCCCAGGAGCCTAAACACGAGATAACACTGTGGCCAAGCAGTGCCCAGAATATTGACCACAAGACAACACAGCAAGATAGGACCCAAGACACTAAACTGACAGCACTGCAGCCAGGTGGTGCCCAGGACCCTGAACACAAGACAGTGTCACAGGCAAGTGACGCCCAAGGTGCTGAACACAAAACAACCACATGGGCAGGTAGTGCCCAAAACACTAGACAGAAGGCATCATCAAAGCCAGGTGGTGTGCAGGACACCAAATACAAGACAGTGCCTCAAGCGGGTGGTACCCCAGACACTGAACACAAGGTGATTGCACAGGCTGGCGATGCCCAGGATGGAGGAGAAAGCCCTCAGGAGAAGACAACACCCCAGTCAGGAAGCGTCCCGGACTATGAAGACAAGATAACACAAGGACCCCACAGCCATCATTCTTTGGTATCAAGCAGGACCTCAAAGCATGAGAGTAGAGCCGCTGAAAGACGCATAACTGCCGAAGACCTGTTGTGGAGCCGTCCCCTCATGTCGGCAGCCCCAGCTGTTCAGACACGGGAAGCTGCGGATTCTTGCCTGATGCCTACTAAGTCTCCACCACGTGTTTCAAGTGAGCCACGGAACGAAATTAAAGCGGCGGGAAGAGACCCTCTATGCAGAAGCGCAGCATCTCCAGAGCCACAAACGAAGCCAGCAGAGGATCTGGACCACTCACCGCTGCCCTCTGTGGGTCCACAGGCGCTGGACAAAGAACACCACCTCCCTAGGGCAGCAGACTCCCCTATAAGGCCGGCCGCAAAGGGAGAGACCAGGCAGGTGGGGCTAGCACCCGGTCCAGAGCCTCCTGTTCCCAACCAGAAGGAGCATGGGTCTGCCCCCCAGGCAAAAACCTCGGGAGGTGAAGCCAAAGAGATTCTGCCAACACAGGCGGGCATGGGCAGGCCACAGAGACAGCTCGGATCAGAGGAAACTGGTACAGGCCACGTACGGTTACACCAGACTGGACAGTCAGATGTGCTGGGTGTGGTAGACCCTCAGGCATGGGCTTCTCAGGACCTGATAGCGCATGAAAAGACACCGGTGGAGGAGAACCCCTGTCAGCACAGGGACAGGGCTCGGGAGCATCCCTCAAGACCACCAAAGAGGCTGGAGAAGAGCCCAACTCAAGGAGACAGTGTCCAGGCTGACAAGAATCTGGCTACCCCAGGGAACCTTACAAAAGTGTATGGCCCTGCTATGCAGAAGCAGACCCAGTGTCAGGGACAGGCCAGCCACCCAGTACCTCGGGCCTGGGGACAAGCTGACAGCACTGCTGAAGGAGTCCTGACTCCTGGCACAAGTGGGGAGCCTCCCAGACTGGGCCCCACATTTGGCAGTCAACAAGGCCTGGTTGCCCAGCACCTGCCCCAAGAAAGCCAGACTCTGGCTAGTAGCGGGACCATAGTCAGCTCCCTGGAGAACACACATGATGCTTCCTGGCTCACATCTAATGCTGGGGGCCACCCATTCTTCCAATCCCTTGCCCAGGATGGGCCCCCAAGTACCCCCAGGGCAGAAAAGGGCCTATCAGACCATAAGCATACCAAGTCGGTGCACTTTGCAAAGTATCGTGCCCAAAGCTTTCGGGACCAGAAGGCCTTCGACCTGTCCTTCAGGCCCACAGTCCTCAGGGCCAGTGATACCTTTGAGCCTCCGAAGTGA